One Bombus pascuorum chromosome 4, iyBomPasc1.1, whole genome shotgun sequence DNA segment encodes these proteins:
- the LOC132905886 gene encoding ectopic P granules protein 5 homolog isoform X1: MEILKQRQKKKEEKTKLSIEQQIPDVPTLEEFECLLEESPTNYPKGEGIENMESELHSAAIDTELYEQQSIQTTAEETKGSQVTNIKNEIDVKIGNDLTSSLNNLEGNVEKVTTSISMIELINNTSDALNNGTATPNLSQATLNISNSKNFTCEKETKNLKQKKEGERNNQSDSIINEIDDTHTAFEEITPFTESQLASLYTNKELALIDIFISEFVEVQLKSSTIRQQHKFQQLLTNYLRVRNHLIINSHELEILKKSCKELQKKLWCLDKACIREAGECQDGNPVFATHEYCTAHFNQQAFSVLTRNLSTIKDLLYNTQALYCYEAEMFRFQIEQYVQRVYDSCYEFVEIPPYSEDVNLLPLNISSEAILQLMELRMCITILFNFQRKLLKDGKFVADTREWLERLIQVLLKVATWQDHLFILNHILRCPGGVMDWAHSFVQVPIHPDLGKLGVSPLNDPYLDHVVTMLAVILLPIKDRDKFLEQVQQSLQDTACSPGDTIWLMLDEEGEEDEDIANVGANLFESDLISLLNQIPFTKVFEQVLCIRHNNVYYQKKTYITHYHLFRMFAFFTTVIRLLKQGLKTYDSPRYRQLTKRLSALIRDIVQYASDQWEDFDKNQNTHASVLVKLQLEFDCFFLKAVLCIFSSRRLGAWQYLASMPYHVISSNNLWKIYYILHTDCTQVDMPVTNKYIHDWINELNSSQLRAKFEEKLSSMPGDESYFLLTTFANMALARTDKDYDFVRTTTIDLFQIGFLSEKTQDSCSKDARSLLTNLTNKYPSLLSDILLKLRDNFVSAGKLSLYLFTDLKLHKWVPHEKDIVILSTWLNQYPLTSTENQLARLILTNLNWGFNESGNLYLPIDVHRRIALLTVELTMKYVPDSSVQNASLLVEGVKQVSTMIRPQTAEHIFSLWAWDMISKLRLHQLDQSEALCHYALMNLTAAFADVPDMDSDSRLDILVIGTLEKQPIACYVATIMTLWGHSIPLICSKGFAQLEILQYHCKYEQVLICLHHIIPLFLGCIDSLFKNDKFISLVISLIAADRSYMKVAKSLITADFPGTILKQFSNMIHSHLYNYKKYRLQTPRDFVYLWLNVLVLVPDWNKDQSVMYLMDIVISAAFFHVDAKSIMDYMFQNLFSLAIEENNESTSNRNVMTSFGSFLNWATGSSNSVSLLGKSTQSVWVAYQVLLTEQYNREIKTGLWREILKELSAQPKISLDSAMKRACATVKMHPFGANGLSIYRWSQQALDTPLGHPILPLLWQNFFALFLARVPSISGVHRGGIGEKFFEGMINLSYLKKLKKRLHDTTTYFQLKGEKELDNGVPITDDRRAFYFNAAKLYKTLSLWLEEPRLHEPGLYLPALPPQYMSQKLILLVQDNWAPWLEYIDYWAVQQNQKMAVQEWERTCCRNEENFDQKSRNVSISPPKMDEPLQRVFKRLTTYKRPVSPPYGCHYREHLIEINKETVYNADLVVEEAVMCLQSILDYVETYNLMLLEHTAVNSSFLELVPTLYRENENQVVLHALCDPAPPNQKHSISGTPPTVHCAGPAVITIKVPEAHMSDPIDHMIKQNRAEYENLLIKATLPPSSVLICESFFLDHLIGMLEHEITVNRTDENTTVLYKIQESGVKLFYCFIDHYTEEVSNCPITKQLMTTYLERLGQIFISGEENQSPQLLSTIMQKPNLGSLLGPYFTPVAGSASAFLQMYHTVVEFSMSTKVDLCFVLLSKFDVGIWLNYKRPRLSERSTFIHLIFRALCDMGLNPDETKLVLHELFRNHLRLILLHEFPEHYGEILSVVLKNSERQDLSLDIWRDLLGALSGKSKNAFPSYSKIRDEIRHYATEQKLLSRQEIYDTAILLKRHFTQERLKYGLYGLYPKYRIYNEPLSTFLGMVGHALVALTLQSDRGSLGDQLCEKIWPVLSEMYSPWIAPYRTQDLKEPAAAWIQQLTDDRSVLLPWIVTDGPYANKFVAMFVECVRFIIDILPASSKILCFVWQFYVTNFAHDSVKDHILNVIHGNFLSLPWDRFYPSVNDVELMAKVIDQNLPDSHLFLGSVFTCVHWPLWINDLLASHPLALIARMHVCLLNLLVKLSTEPNVRQTDKVIQLITDTEKLSWHLLDASAYDPIIRWHAMNCDSRVVLYSYNEQCHPIDVAVHNLLKVAAGYDPVVGHLYPTTGKKRQLYIHFTIKLLIACTTRYKPLLSTNSKVFNNTLSKMLDDMEAIILNTVPEPQQIAEASSLITELLCVMNQHGVLMEHLRTSWTLWLSKRTANNPILMSILKVIGTTVSSPTILGELMEAALESYFKFNSSEEVSPTWASVLTIFQSVIPRRPPLETFLISEGKLLTLYFILLKRLPLCQDIREEGVLLINLVDWISAIKPTNINEEKLPLFWAKTCELAYRQCQYNENTKTAARALKGLARSLLTIADDSAQGWGILGAIGLKKNSNLSIRCKFLSRVIGVYCLAQLPESKSEQQIVRFTPDSPGVASSKTNESNVLEIRPSTEAIKAMQALEGLLLNKQYVTLTGDIERSIKLIRDPANSLHNATVILGVLTTELYNQKYLHVLID; this comes from the exons atggaaatattaaaacaacgaCAG aaaaagaaagaagaaaagactAAACTTTCTATAGAACAACAAATACCAGATGTTCCAACATTGGAAGAGTTTGAATGTCTTCTTGAAGAATCTCCTACAAATTATCCCAAGGGAGAAGGCATTGAAAATATGGAAAGTGAATTACATTCTGCTGCAATTGACACTGAACTCTATGAACAACAATCTATTCAAACAACTGCAGAAGAGACAAAAGGGTCACAAGTTACAAATATCAAA aatGAAATTGATGTTAAAATTGGGAATGATTTGACATCATCATTGAATAATTTAGAGGGAAATGTGGAGAAAGTTACAACATCGATTTCTAtgatagaattaattaataatacatctGATGCTCTTAATAATGGAACTGCAACACCAAATTTATCTCAAGCTactttaaatatatcaaattcaaaaaatttcacttgtgagaaggaaacaaaaaatttaaaacaaaagaaagaggGGGAAAGAAACAATCAATCAGATTCTATCATAAATGAAATAGATGACACGCATACTGCTTTTGAGGAAATTACGCCTTTCACAGAGAGCCAATTAGcatcattatatactaataaagAGTTAGCATtgattgatatatttatttcagaatTTGTTGAAGTACAACTTAAGAGTAGTACAATTAGACAGCAACATAAATTTCAACAGCTTTTAACGAACTATCTTCGTGTAAGGaatcatttaattatcaattcccatgaattggaaattttaaaaaaatcctgTAAAGAATTGCAAAAAAAATTATGGTGTTTAGATAAAGCCTGTATTAGGGAAGCAGGAGAATGTCAAGATGGAAATCCTGTTTTTGCTACACATGAATATTGCACTGCACATTTCAATCAGCAGGCATTTAGTGTATTGACTCGAAATTTATCAACAATAAAGGATTTATTATACAACACTCAAGCATTATATTGTTATGAAGCAGAAATGTTTAGGTTTCAAATTGAACAGTATGTTCAAAGAGTTTACGACTCTTGTTATGAATTTGTAGAGATTCCTCCTTATAGTGAAGATGTAAATCTATTACCGTTGAATATTTCTTCAGAAGCAATTCTGCAACTAATGGAACTTAGGATGTGCATAActatattgtttaattttcaaagaaaattattaaaagatggAAAATTTGTAGCAGATACTAGAGAATGGCTTGAAAGATTAATACAAGTTTTGTTGAAAGTAGCAACTTGGCaagatcatttatttatattgaatcATATCTTGAGATGTCCTGGTGGAGTAATGGATTGGGCTCATAGCTTTGTTCAAGTTCCTATACATCCAGACCTTGGTAAATTAGGCGTATCTCCATTGAATGACCCATATTTAGATCATGTAGTAACTATGCTGGCTGTAATACTACTACCTATTAAAGATAGAGATAAGTTCCTTGAACAG gtACAACAATCATTGCAAGATACAGCATGTAGTCCAGGTGATACTATTTGGCTAATGTTGGATGAGGAAGGAGAGGAAGATGAAGATATAGCTAATGTTGGTGCAAACCTATTTGAAAGTGACCTTATTTCTTTACTAAACCAAATTCCTTTTActaaagtatttgaacaagTGTTATGTATTCGACATAACAATGTTTATTATCAGAAAAAAACTTATATTACACATTATCATTTGTTTCGAATGTTCGCGTTTTTTACAACTGTTATTAGACTTTTGAAGCAAGGTTTAAAAACATATGATTCTCCAAGATATAGACAACTAACCAAACGACTAAGTGCATTAATTAGAGATATTGTGCAATATGCTAGTGATCAATGGGaagatttcgataaaaatcag AATACTCATGCATCAGTATTGGTAAAACTTCAACTTGAATTTGATTGCTTTTTTTTAAAAGCAGTTTTGTGCATATTTTCGTCACGTCGTTTGGGGGCGTGGCAATATTTAGCTTCTATGCCCTATCATGTAATATCGTCCaataatttatggaaaatatattatattttacacacTGATTGTACACAAGTAGATATGCCCGttactaataaatatattcatg ATTggataaatgaattaaattctTCACAACTTCGtgcaaaatttgaagaaaagttAAGTAGCATGCCAGGGGATGaatcatattttcttttaacaacCTTTGCTAATATGGCTTTGGCAAGGACTGATAAGGATTATGATTTTGTAAGAACAACGACAATAGATTTGTTTCAA ATAGGATTTCTTAGTGAAAAAACACAAGATTCTTGCTCAAAAGATGCTAGATCTCTTCTgacaaatttaacaaataaatatcctTCATTGCTATCAGATATCTTACTGAAGTTACgagataattttgtatcagCTGGGaaa ctaagtttatatttattcactGACTTAAAATTACACAAATGGGTACCACATGAAAAAGATATAGTTATTCTTTCTACATGGTTGAATCAATATCCATTAACATCAACTGAGAATCAGTTAGCCCGTTTAATTCTTACTAACTTAAATTGGGGATTTAATGa AAGTGGTAACTTATATCTTCCTATTGATGTACATAGACGCATAGCATTATTAACTGTTGAACTCACCATGAAATATGTACCTGATTCTTCTGTCCAAAATGCCTCTTTATTGGTAGAAGGTGTTAAACAG gTTTCAACAATGATAAGACCTCAAACTGCTgaacatattttttcattatggGCATGGGATATGATTTCTAAGCTTAGATTACACCAACTTGATCAAAGTGAAGCACTTTGTCATTATGCACTTATGAACCTCACTGCAGCATTTGCTGATGTACCAGACATGGACTCTGATTCACGCTTGGACATTTTGGTCATTGGTACATTAGAAAAGCAACCTATTGCGTGTTATGTGGCAACAATCATGACGTTATGGGGCCATTCTATACCTTTGATATGTTCCAAAGGATTTGCCCAATTAGAAATATTGCAATATCATTGTAAATACGAACAAGTGCTTATATGTTTACATCATATAATACCGTTATTTTTGGGATGTATCGATTCATTATTTaagaatgataaatttattagtcTTGTTATTTCTCTAATTGCGGCCGATAGATCTTATATGAAAGTTGCTAAAAGCCTTATAACAGCCGACTTTCCAGGAAcaatattgaaacaattttcaaatatgatACATtcacatttatataattacaaaaa ATACCGTTTGCAGACACCAAGAGATTTTGTATACCTATGGTTAAATGTACTTGTACTTGTACCAGATTGGAATAAAGACCAAAGCGTAATGTATTTAATGGATATAGTCATCAGTGCTGCATTTTTCCATGTGGATGCAAAATCGATAATGGATTATATGTTTCAGAATCTTTTCTCT CTTGCCATAGAGGAAAATAATGAG tCTACGTCTAACCGCAATGTGATGACATCATTTGGCTCATTCTTAAATTGGGCAACTGGTTCTTCAAATTCTGTTAGTCTGTTAGGAAAATCTACTCAATCTGTTTGGGTTGCTTATCAAGTACTACTAACTGAACAATATAACAGAGAAATTAAAACTGGGTTATGGCGTGAGATTTTAAAGGAATTGTCAGCACAACCTAAAATATCATTAGATTCTGCTATGAag cGAGCTTGTGCAACTGTAAAAATGCATCCGTTCGGAGCAAATGGATTATCTATATATCGTTGGTCGCAGCAAGCACTAGATACACCTCTAGGACATCCTATTCTTCCTCTTTTATGGCAAAACTTTTTTGCATTATTTCTTGCAAGAGTCCCGTCAATATCAGG agtTCATCGTGGTGGAATTGgtgaaaaattttttgaaggcatgattaatttaagttatttaaaaaaattaaaaaaacgaTTACACGATACTACTACATACTTTCAgttaaaaggagaaaaagaattagatAATGGAGTGCCAATCACTGATGACAGACGAGCATTTTACTTTAATGCAGCAAA GCTTTATAAAACTTTAAGTTTGTGGCTTGAAGAACCAAGATTACATGAACCAGGTCTTTATTTACCAGCATTACCTCCACAATATATGtcacaaaaattaatattacttgTTCAGGATAATTgg gcACCATGGTTAGAATATATTGATTATTGGGCAGTTCAGCAAAACCAAAAAATGGCAGTTCAAGAATGGGAGCGTACATGCTgtagaaatgaagaaaatttcgATCAGAAGAGTAGAAATGTATCAATCTCACCTCCTAAAATGGATGAACCATTGCAAAGAGTATTTAAAAGATTGACCACATATAAAAGACCTGTTTCTCCTCCATATGGTTGTCACTATCGCGAACATCTTATTgagataaataaagaaactgTATACAATGCTGATTTAGTAGTAGAAGAGGCTGTAATGTGTTTGCAATCAATATTAGACTATGTTGAGACTTATAATTTAATGCTTCTTGAGCATACTGCAGTGAATTCTAGCTTTTTGGAACTAGTGCCTACACTTTATAGAGAAAATGAGAATCAAGTAGTATTACATGCATTATGTGATCCAGCACCTCCAAATCAGAAACACTCTATATCAGGAACACCACCTACTGTGCACTGTGCTGGTCCAGCAGTAATTACAATTAAG GTACCTGAAGCTCACATGAGTGATCCTATTGATCAcatgataaaacaaaatagagctgaatatgaaaatttgttgatAAAAGCTACTCTGCCACCATCAAGTGTGCTTATTTGTGAATCTTTTTTTCTAGACCATTTAATTGG AATGTTGGAACACGAAATAACTGTAAATCGAACAGATGAAAACACAACagtattgtataaaattcaagaaagtggagttaaattattttattgttttatagaCCATTATACAGAAGAAGTATCAAATTGCCCAATAACAAAACAACTTATGACTACTTATTTAGAAAGATTAGGACAG atatttattagtGGGGAAGAAAATCAAAGTCCACAATTATTAAGCACTATTATGCAGAAACCAAACCTTGGTAGTTTACTTGGACCTTATTTTACGCCTGTTGCTGGTAGTGCTTCAGCATTTTTACAAATGTATCACACTGTTGTAGAATTTTCTATGAGTACAAAAGTCGATCtttgttttgtattattatcaaaa tTTGACGTGGGAATTTGGTTAAATTATAAGCGTCCAAGATTAAGCGAGCGATCAACATTCATACACTTAATATTTAGAGCTCTTTGTGATATGGGTCTTAATCCAGATGAAACGAAACTGGTACTACATGag ttatttAGAAATCATCTCCGacttatattattacatgaaTTCCCAGAACATTATGGTGAAATTCTGAGtgttgtattaaaaaatagtgAAAGGCAAGATTTATCACTAGATATTTGGCGAGATTTACTAGGAGCACTCAGTGGTAAATCAAAAAATGCGTTTCCAAGTTATTCTAAAATTAGAGATGAAATTCGTCATTATGCTACTGAGCAAAAACTTCTTTCTCGACAAGAG ataTATGATACAgctatattattaaaaagacaTTTTACGCAGGAACGTTTAAAATATGGTCTTTATGGATTATATCCAAAATATAGAATCTACAATGAACCTTTAAGTACATTCCTTGGTATGGTAGGTCATGCTCTTGTTGCACTTACTCTTCAATCTGATAGAGGTTCATTAGGAGACCAAT TGTGTGAGAAAATATGGCCTGTCCTAAGTGAAATGTATTCACCTTGGATTGCACCGTATCGGACGCAAGATTTAAAAGAACCAGCTGCCGCATGGATTCAACAACTTACAGATGATCGATCTGTTTTATTACCATGGATTGTAACAGATGGCCCATATGCTAACAAATTTGTAGCAATGTTTGTTGAATGTGTTCGTTTTATTATCGATATCTTGCCAGCATCTAGCAAGATACTCTGTTTCGTTTGGCAGTTTTATGTTACCAATTTTGCACATGATTCAGTTAAAGATCATATTCTGAACGTTATTCATGGCAACTTTTTATCATTGCCATGGGATCGTTTCTATCCATCTGTAAATGATGTAGAATTGATGGCAAAAGTAATTGATCAAAATTTACCAGATAGTCACTTATTCCTGGGAAGCGTGTTTACATGTGTACACTGGCCACTTTGGATAAATGACTTATTAGCATCACATCCATTAGCTCTCATAGCAAGGATGCatgtttgtttattaaatcTATTGGTAAAATTATCTACTGAACCAAACGTTAGAcag ACTGATAAAGTAATTCAGTTAATTACGGATACTGAAAAACTTTCTTGGCATTTATTAGATGCATCTGCCTATGATCCAATAATTCGTTGGCATGCCATGAACTGTGATTCAAGAGTTGTTCTCTATTCGTACAATGAGCAATGCCATCCTATAGATGTTGCtgtacataa TTTGTTAAAGGTGGCAGCAGGCTATGATCCTGTTGTAGGTCATCTTTACCCAACTACAGGAAAAAAGAGACAACTATATATACActttacgataaaattattaattgcttGTACAACACGATATAAACCTTTATTATCTACAAATTCAAAAGTATTCAATAATACATTATCAAAAATGCTGGATGATATGGAAGCTATTATCTTAAATA CTGTTCCAGAACCTCAACAAATTGCAGAAGCAAGTTCACTAATTACTGAATTACTGTGTGTTATGAATCAACATGGAGTTCTCATGGAACATCTTCGCACTAGCTGGACATTATGGCTTTCAAAAAGAACAGCTAACAATCCAATTCTTATGAGTATACTTAAAGTTATTGGAACAACAGTTTCTTCACCAACTATACTTGGAGAGTTAATGGAGGCTGCATTagaatcatattttaaatttaatt CATCTGAAGAAGTTTCACCAACTTGGGCTTCAGTTTTAACAATTTTCCAATCAGTAATACCTCGACGACCACCATTGGAGACATTCTTAATTTCTGAGGGAAAGCTTCttactttgtactttattttacttaaGCGACTTCCATTATGTCAAGACATTAGAGAAGAAGGAGTGCTTCTTATAAATTTAGTTGACTGGATCTCTGCTATTAAGCCAAC gaatataaatgaagaaaaattacctCTTTTTTGGGCTAAAACTTGTGAATTAGCATATAGACAATGtcaatataatgaaaataccAAAACTGCTGCTAGAGCTCTTAAAGGCCTAGCACGTTCGTTATTAACGATTGCTGATGATAGCGCACAGGGATGGGGGATATTAGGAGCTATTGGCcttaaaaaaaattccaatcTATCAATAAg gtgCAAATTTTTAAGTCGCGTGATAGGGGTGTATTGTTTAGCTCAATTACCTGAATCAAAATCAGAACAACAGATAGTAAGATTTACACCTGATTCCCCTGGAGTGGCATCATCAAAAACAAATGAATCAAATGTATTGGAAATCCGACCTAGTACAGAAGCTATTAAGGCTATGCAGGCTTTAGAAGGACTTTTATTGAATAAACAATATGTGACGCTTACAGGAGACATAGAACGATCTATTAAGTTAATTAGGGATCCTGCTAATTCTTTGCACAACGCAACAGTTATTCTAGGTGTATTGACAACAGAGCTATATAATCAAAAGTATTTGCATGTTTTGatagattaa